In Macadamia integrifolia cultivar HAES 741 chromosome 13, SCU_Mint_v3, whole genome shotgun sequence, one DNA window encodes the following:
- the LOC122060046 gene encoding histone acetyltransferase HAC1-like isoform X3, whose product MHVQAHMSGQISGQVPNQAGSQLSGLPQPNGNSLPSQMSNLGGFRGMFNMDPDFSMVRKYMRERIHQLFQQRPPTSHEMQARIPDIVKRLEECLLKTANSKEEYMNMDTLEHRLQALLRRSAPINHNQHLISSSSSIGTMIPTPGSLSNGYQQSPANVSICSGGNNVTSSMGVQRISSQMIPTPGLVSTQSSMNSESSNTGVGFSTVDSAMISQPQKQKQYIGGQNSRILHSLGGQMGIGTRSSLPQNPSTYGFSNGALNGGLGVMGNNMQLLNGPAASEGYGSASTYGSLPKPQNQHFDPQRPQQLMQTLSQQMIPSGCDGYTMNAADLTGSGNLYGSATSVGSAINNQSPITASLQAKSKANSLTASQPNMQALQQTAHIKPQNVDESSKMNFQSHHSGRENLLQSHQHTQKFQQQPHQFQQQQYLQHPQRQQFQQQEQQQQLLVKNDGFRQSQLASGIGGQLTSECRTESHNEILPSLVHEQFQLSEFHNQFQQNNAADPSGQQDLGSSIPQDSHQMQQLSHQHQLLAESHNDFSCLSPGVQTEPVLQGQWHPQSQGTSDIQDYSSHHWHVQEEFHQRISGQDEAQRPHLSSEGSITGQTAASKSTVVHPTSSGASCRPGNATERRWRNQQRWLLFLDHARACSTPEGKCPEVNCVTVQKLCRHMLQCNVNNCSYPRCQPSKVLLLHFRNCSGPECPVCVPVKNILQLNRQAHSRPSLDSGLPNQINGSWKSIDTGTGDTSKMASKTSSSTAETSEDLHSSVKRIKIEHHSPTLMPKGEATGQPLVSPDAQTQVCQQIEMCMTVKSEVPEVKMEPPVNSGRGSPNFSEMKKDGLDDSYNVRPGEPIILIETDGLANQESMKVEKEIDQAKQELKQETTTTLPSEQSTGTKSGKPTIKGVSLTELFTPEQIREHIIGLRKWVGQSKAKAERNQAMEHSMSENSCQLCAVEKLTFEPPPIYCTPCGARIKRNAMYYTVGTGDTRHYFCIPCYNEARGEIIEVDGTAIPKTRLEKKRNDEETEEWWVQCDKCEFWQHQICALFNGRRNDGEAEYTCPNCYIAEIERGERKPLPHSAVLGAKDLPRTILSDQIEQRLFKRLKQERQDRARFLGKSYDEVPGVEALVVRVVSSVDKKLEVKQRFLEIFQEENYPLEYPYKSKVVLLFQKIEGVEVCLFGMYVQEFGSECQFPNQRRVYLSYLDSVKYFRPEVKTVTGEALRTFVYHEILIGYLEYCKKRGFTSCYIWACPPLKGEDYILYCHPEIQKTPKSDKLREWYLAMLRKAAKENIVVDLTNLYDHFFVSTGECKAKVTAARLPYFDGDYWPGAAEDMINQLRQEEDGRKQQKKVKKSITKRALKAAGQADPSGNASKDVLLMQKLGETISPMKEDFIMVHLQHACTHCCILMVSQNRWICKQCKNFQLCDKCYEAEQIIEEKDRHPINSREKHALFPVEVTYVPAETKDKDEILESEFFDTRQAFLSLCQGNHYQYDTLRRAKHSSMMVLYHLHNPTAPAFVTTCIICYHDVEAGQGWRCEICPEYDVCNACYQKDGCVDHPHKLTNHPSTADRDAQNKEARQKRVMQLRKMLDLLVHASQCRSPHCQYPNCRKVKGLFRHGIQCKRRASGGCLLCKKMWYLLQLHARACKESECHVPRCKDLKEHLRRLQQQSDSRRRAAVMEMMRQRAAEVKGNTG is encoded by the exons ATGCATGTGCAGGCACATATGTCTGGACAGATTTCAGGGCAGGTACCAAATCAAGCTGGCTCCCAGTTGTCGGGTCTACCTCAGCCGAATGGAAATTCTCTACCTTCCCAGATGTCAAATTTAGGTGGTTTTCGTGGTATGTTCAATATGGATCCTGATTTTTCTATGGTGCGCAAATATATGCGGGAAAGAAT CCACCAACTTTTCCAGCAGCGGCCACCGACATCTCATGAAATGCAGGCAAGGATACCGGACATTGTAAAGCGCTTGGAGGAGTGTCTGCTTAAGACTgccaactcaaag GAGGAATATATGAACATGGACACATTAGAGCATCGCTTACAAGCTCTACTCAGACGATCAGCTCCCATTAACCACAATCAgcatcttatttcttcttcctcatccattGGTACAATGATACCAACCCCTG GGTCCCTATCTAATGGATATCAGCAATCACCTGCCAATGTCTCAATTTGCTCTGGTGGAAATAATGTGACGTCATCAATGGGTGTGCAAAGAATTTCCAGCCAAATGATTCCTACACCTGGGTTGGTTAGTACCCAGTCCTCCATGAATTCTGAATCCTCTAATACTGGTGTTGGGTTTTCGACTGTTGATTCCGCGATGATTTCACAGCCCCAGAAGCAGAAACAATACATTGGTGGTCAAAACAGCCGTATATTGCACAGCCTTGGAGGGCAAATGGGCATTGGTACAAGGTCTAGCTTGCCTCAGAATCCCTCAACGTATGGATTTTCGAATGGAGCTCTAAATGGTGGGTTGGGTGTGATGGGGAACAATATGCAACTGCTGAATGGGCCTGCAGCATCTGAAGGTTATGGTTCTGCCTCTACCTATGGTAGTTTACCAAAGCCTCAAAATCAACACTTTGATCCACAACGTCCGCAACAATTGATGCAAA CTCTGTCCCAGCAAATGATTCCATCTGGATGTGATGGATATACAATGAATGCTGCTGATCTAACTGGGTCGGGAAACTTATATGGCTCCGCAACATCTGTTGGATCTGCTATTAATAACCAGAGTCCAATCACAGCCAGCTTGCAGGCTAAGTCAAAAGCCAACTCTTTAACGGCCTCTCAGCCTAATATGCAAGCATTACAACAGACTGCACATATAAAGCCCCAAAATGTTGATGAATCGTCAAAGATGAATTTCCAATCTCACCACTCAGGTAGGGAAAATTTGTTGCAATCTCATCAACACACGCAGAAGTTTCAGCAACAGCCTCATCAgtttcaacaacaacaatatcTTCAACATCCACAAAGGCAACAATTTCAGCAGCAGgagcagcagcaacaacttTTGGTGAAGAATGATGGTTTCAGACAGTCTCAGTTGGCTTCAGGTATAGGTGGTCAACTAACTTCCGAGTGTCGAACAGAATCTCATAATGAAATCCTCCCATCGCTGGTTCATGAACAGTTCCAGCTTTCTGAGTTTCATAATCAATTCCAGCAGAATAATGCTGCTGATCCATCTGGCCAACAGGATTTAGGCTCATCAATTCCCCAGGATTCTCATCAAATGCAACAATTATCGCATCAACATCAGCTGTTGGCAGAGTCCCATAATGATTTTAGTTGCCTCTCTCCTGGAGTACAAACAGAACCTGTACTTCAGGGCCAATGGCATCCTCAATCACAGGGAACGTCTGATATACAAGATTATTCTTCACATCACTGGCATGTCCAAGAGGAATTTCATCAACGAATAAGTGGACAAGATGAAGCTCAACGACCTCATCTATCTTCAGAAGGATCTATCACTGGTCAAACTGCCGCTTCAAAAAGTACTGTGGTGCACCCAACTTCAAGTGGGGCATCCTGTAGACCTGGAAATGCAACAGAACGGCGGTGGCGGAATCAGCAGAGGTGGTTGCTGTTCTTGGATCATGCTCGTGCATGTTCAACTCCAGAAGGAAAATGCCCTGAAGTTAATTGTGTCACTGTACAAAAGCTGTGCAGGCATATGCTGCAGTGCAATGTTAATAATTGTTCATATCCTCGCTGCCAACCCTCCAAGGTATTGCTTCTACATTTCAGAAATTGCAGTGGGCCAGAGTGTCCCGTTTGTGTTCCTGTCAAGAATATTCTACAGTTGAATCGTCAGGCACACTCTCGTCCATCATTAGACAGTGGTTTACCTAATCAGATCAATGGATCTTGGAAATCCATTGATACTGGAACTGGAGACACTTCAAAAATGGCTTCAAAAACTAGTTCTTCAACTGCTGAAACTTCAGAAGACCTACATTCCTCGGTGAAACGCATAAAGATAGAGCATCATTCCCCAACTCTTATGCCCAAGGGTGAAGCGACTGGCCAACCTCTTGTGTCCCCAGATGCTCAGACCCAAGTGTGCCAACAGATTGAAATGTGTATGACTGTTAAATCTGAGGTTCCCGAAGTGAAGATGGAACCACCTGTAAATTCTGGTCGTGGAAGTCCTAATTTTAGTGAAATGAAGAAGGATGGTTTAGATGACAGCTACAATGTGAGACCTGGTGAACCTATTATTCTAATTGAGACAGATGGCCTTGCTAATCAAGAAAGCATGAAAGTTGAGAAAGAGATTGATCAGGCTAAGCAGGAGCTAAAGCAGGAGACCACTACTACCTTGCCTTCTGAACAGTCCACTGGAACCAAATCAGGAAAGCCAACAATAAAGGGTGTATCACTAACTGAACTTTTCACTCCAGAGCAAATTCGGGAGCATATTATTGGTCTAAGGAAATGGGTTGGCCAG AGTAAAGCTAAGGCTGAAAGAAACCAGGCAATGGAACATTCAATGAGTGAGAACTCTTGTCAGCTGTGTGCAGTGGAAAAACTTACATTTGAACCTCCACCTATATATTGCACACCTTGTGGTGCACGCATCAAGCGGAATGCCATGTATTATACTGTGGGAACTGGTGACACACGGCACTACTTTTGTATTCCTTGCTACAATGAGGCTCGTGGAGAGATCATTGAGGTTGATGGAACTGCTATTCCGAAGACAAGgctagagaagaagagaaatgatgAAGAAACTGAAGAGTGG TGGGTTCAATGTGATAAATGCGAGTTTTGGCAACATCAAATATGTGCTCTCTTCAATGGTCGAAGAAATGATGGGGAAGCTGAATACACTTGTCCTAATTGCTACATAGCAGAGATTGAAAGGGGAGAGCGTAAGCCCTTACCACACAGTGCTGTTCTTGGTGCAAAGGATTTACCCAGAACAATCCTTAGTGACCAAATAGAACAGCGACTTTTTAAACGACTGAAGCAGGAGAGACAAGACAGGGCCAGGTTTCTGGGGAAGAGTTACGATGAG GTTCCAGGAGTAGAAGCACTGGTTGTGAGAGTGGTATCATCTGTTGACAAAAAGCTGGAAGTGAAGCAAaggtttttggagatttttcaaGAAGAGAATTACCCCTTGGAATATCCATATAAATCAAAG GTAGTTCTGTTATTCCAGAAGATTGAAGGTGTAGAAGTTTGCCTCTTTGGCATGTACGTTCAAGAATTTGGTTCAGAATGCCAGTTCCCAAATCAGCGGCGAGTGTATCTGTCGTATCTGGATTCTGTCAAATATTTCAGACCTGAAGTTAAAACAGTTACAGGAGAGGCTCTTCGTACATTTGTGTACCATGAAATTCTT ATAGGATACCTTGAGTATTGCAAGAAACGGGGTTTCACAAGCTGCTATATATGGGCTTGCCCACCATTGAAGGGTGAAGATTATATTTTATACTGTCATCCTGAAATTCAGAAGACACCAAAATCTGATAAGCTCAGGGAATG GTATTTAGCAATGTTAAGAAAAGCGGCCAAGGAAAATATAGTGGTTGATCTGACTAATTTATATGATCATTTCTTCGTGTCTACTGGTGAATGTAAGGCTAAGGTAACTGCAGCTAGACTGCCATATTTTGATGGTGACTACTGGCCTGGTGCTGCGGAGGATATGATTAATCAGCTCCGTCAAGAAGAAGATGGtagaaaacaacaaaagaaagtcAAAAAGAGTATAACAAAAAGGGCCTTGAAAGCTGCTGGACAAGCTGATCCTTCTGGCAATGCCTCAAAAGACGTTTTACTAATGCAGAAA CTTGGTGAAACCATCAGTCCAATGAAAGAAGATTTTATCATGGTTCACTTGCAGCATGCCTGCACTCACTGTTGTATTCTTATGGTGTCTCAAAATCGTTGGATTTGTAAACAGTGCAAAAATTTTCAGCTTTGTGACAA GTGTTATGAAGCTGAACAGATAATTGAAGAGAAGGATAGACATCCAATCAACAGTCGGGAAAAGCATGCACTCTTCCCT GTCGAAGTGACTTACGTACCTGCGGAAACTAAAGATAAAGATGAGATTCTTGAGAGTGAATTCTTTGACACTAGGCAGGCGTTTCTGAGTCTCTGTCAAGGAAATCATTATCAGTATGATACCCTACGCCGGGCTAAGCACTCTTCAATGATGGTCCTGTATCATCTTCATAATCCAACTGCACCTGCTTTTGTGACAACATGCATTATCTGCTATCATGACGTTGAAGCTGGTCAGGGATGGCGTTGCGAAATATGCCCTGAATATGACGTATGCAACGCGTGTTATCAAAAGGATGGTTGTGTTGATCATCCTCATAAGTTGACAAATCATCCCTCTACGGCCGATCGGGATGCACAGAACAAAGAAGCTCGGCAGAAACGAGTTATGCAG
- the LOC122060046 gene encoding histone acetyltransferase HAC1-like isoform X2, with protein MHVQAHMSGQISGQVPNQAGSQLSGLPQPNGNSLPSQMSNLGGFRGMFNMDPDFSMVRKYMRERIHQLFQQRPPTSHEMQARIPDIVKRLEECLLKTANSKEEYMNMDTLEHRLQALLRRSAPINHNQHLISSSSSIGTMIPTPGMSHSGSSNSTVTSMDNSMIAGNSCNLMASNTVNRGSLLTTANGSAGGIHGSLSNGYQQSPANVSICSGGNNVTSSMGVQRISSQMIPTPGLPQKQKQYIGGQNSRILHSLGGQMGIGTRSSLPQNPSTYGFSNGALNGGLGVMGNNMQLLNGPAASEGYGSASTYGSLPKPQNQHFDPQRPQQLMQTLSQQMIPSGCDGYTMNAADLTGSGNLYGSATSVGSAINNQSPITASLQAKSKANSLTASQPNMQALQQTAHIKPQNVDESSKMNFQSHHSGRENLLQSHQHTQKFQQQPHQFQQQQYLQHPQRQQFQQQEQQQQLLVKNDGFRQSQLASGIGGQLTSECRTESHNEILPSLVHEQFQLSEFHNQFQQNNAADPSGQQDLGSSIPQDSHQMQQLSHQHQLLAESHNDFSCLSPGVQTEPVLQGQWHPQSQGTSDIQDYSSHHWHVQEEFHQRISGQDEAQRPHLSSEGSITGQTAASKSTVVHPTSSGASCRPGNATERRWRNQQRWLLFLDHARACSTPEGKCPEVNCVTVQKLCRHMLQCNVNNCSYPRCQPSKVLLLHFRNCSGPECPVCVPVKNILQLNRQAHSRPSLDSGLPNQINGSWKSIDTGTGDTSKMASKTSSSTAETSEDLHSSVKRIKIEHHSPTLMPKGEATGQPLVSPDAQTQVCQQIEMCMTVKSEVPEVKMEPPVNSGRGSPNFSEMKKDGLDDSYNVRPGEPIILIETDGLANQESMKVEKEIDQAKQELKQETTTTLPSEQSTGTKSGKPTIKGVSLTELFTPEQIREHIIGLRKWVGQSKAKAERNQAMEHSMSENSCQLCAVEKLTFEPPPIYCTPCGARIKRNAMYYTVGTGDTRHYFCIPCYNEARGEIIEVDGTAIPKTRLEKKRNDEETEEWWVQCDKCEFWQHQICALFNGRRNDGEAEYTCPNCYIAEIERGERKPLPHSAVLGAKDLPRTILSDQIEQRLFKRLKQERQDRARFLGKSYDEVPGVEALVVRVVSSVDKKLEVKQRFLEIFQEENYPLEYPYKSKVVLLFQKIEGVEVCLFGMYVQEFGSECQFPNQRRVYLSYLDSVKYFRPEVKTVTGEALRTFVYHEILIGYLEYCKKRGFTSCYIWACPPLKGEDYILYCHPEIQKTPKSDKLREWYLAMLRKAAKENIVVDLTNLYDHFFVSTGECKAKVTAARLPYFDGDYWPGAAEDMINQLRQEEDGRKQQKKVKKSITKRALKAAGQADPSGNASKDVLLMQKLGETISPMKEDFIMVHLQHACTHCCILMVSQNRWICKQCKNFQLCDKCYEAEQIIEEKDRHPINSREKHALFPVEVTYVPAETKDKDEILESEFFDTRQAFLSLCQGNHYQYDTLRRAKHSSMMVLYHLHNPTAPAFVTTCIICYHDVEAGQGWRCEICPEYDVCNACYQKDGCVDHPHKLTNHPSTADRDAQNKEARQKRVMQLRKMLDLLVHASQCRSPHCQYPNCRKVKGLFRHGIQCKRRASGGCLLCKKMWYLLQLHARACKESECHVPRCKDLKEHLRRLQQQSDSRRRAAVMEMMRQRAAEVKGNTG; from the exons ATGCATGTGCAGGCACATATGTCTGGACAGATTTCAGGGCAGGTACCAAATCAAGCTGGCTCCCAGTTGTCGGGTCTACCTCAGCCGAATGGAAATTCTCTACCTTCCCAGATGTCAAATTTAGGTGGTTTTCGTGGTATGTTCAATATGGATCCTGATTTTTCTATGGTGCGCAAATATATGCGGGAAAGAAT CCACCAACTTTTCCAGCAGCGGCCACCGACATCTCATGAAATGCAGGCAAGGATACCGGACATTGTAAAGCGCTTGGAGGAGTGTCTGCTTAAGACTgccaactcaaag GAGGAATATATGAACATGGACACATTAGAGCATCGCTTACAAGCTCTACTCAGACGATCAGCTCCCATTAACCACAATCAgcatcttatttcttcttcctcatccattGGTACAATGATACCAACCCCTGGTATGTCACACAGTGGAAGCTCAAATTCAACTGTTACTTCTATGGACAATTCCATGATTGCTGGCAATTCTTGTAATTTGATGGCATCAAACACGGTCAACAGAGGAAGCTTGTTGACCACTGCCAATGGGTCTGCTGGTGGCATTCACG GGTCCCTATCTAATGGATATCAGCAATCACCTGCCAATGTCTCAATTTGCTCTGGTGGAAATAATGTGACGTCATCAATGGGTGTGCAAAGAATTTCCAGCCAAATGATTCCTACACCTGGGTTG CCCCAGAAGCAGAAACAATACATTGGTGGTCAAAACAGCCGTATATTGCACAGCCTTGGAGGGCAAATGGGCATTGGTACAAGGTCTAGCTTGCCTCAGAATCCCTCAACGTATGGATTTTCGAATGGAGCTCTAAATGGTGGGTTGGGTGTGATGGGGAACAATATGCAACTGCTGAATGGGCCTGCAGCATCTGAAGGTTATGGTTCTGCCTCTACCTATGGTAGTTTACCAAAGCCTCAAAATCAACACTTTGATCCACAACGTCCGCAACAATTGATGCAAA CTCTGTCCCAGCAAATGATTCCATCTGGATGTGATGGATATACAATGAATGCTGCTGATCTAACTGGGTCGGGAAACTTATATGGCTCCGCAACATCTGTTGGATCTGCTATTAATAACCAGAGTCCAATCACAGCCAGCTTGCAGGCTAAGTCAAAAGCCAACTCTTTAACGGCCTCTCAGCCTAATATGCAAGCATTACAACAGACTGCACATATAAAGCCCCAAAATGTTGATGAATCGTCAAAGATGAATTTCCAATCTCACCACTCAGGTAGGGAAAATTTGTTGCAATCTCATCAACACACGCAGAAGTTTCAGCAACAGCCTCATCAgtttcaacaacaacaatatcTTCAACATCCACAAAGGCAACAATTTCAGCAGCAGgagcagcagcaacaacttTTGGTGAAGAATGATGGTTTCAGACAGTCTCAGTTGGCTTCAGGTATAGGTGGTCAACTAACTTCCGAGTGTCGAACAGAATCTCATAATGAAATCCTCCCATCGCTGGTTCATGAACAGTTCCAGCTTTCTGAGTTTCATAATCAATTCCAGCAGAATAATGCTGCTGATCCATCTGGCCAACAGGATTTAGGCTCATCAATTCCCCAGGATTCTCATCAAATGCAACAATTATCGCATCAACATCAGCTGTTGGCAGAGTCCCATAATGATTTTAGTTGCCTCTCTCCTGGAGTACAAACAGAACCTGTACTTCAGGGCCAATGGCATCCTCAATCACAGGGAACGTCTGATATACAAGATTATTCTTCACATCACTGGCATGTCCAAGAGGAATTTCATCAACGAATAAGTGGACAAGATGAAGCTCAACGACCTCATCTATCTTCAGAAGGATCTATCACTGGTCAAACTGCCGCTTCAAAAAGTACTGTGGTGCACCCAACTTCAAGTGGGGCATCCTGTAGACCTGGAAATGCAACAGAACGGCGGTGGCGGAATCAGCAGAGGTGGTTGCTGTTCTTGGATCATGCTCGTGCATGTTCAACTCCAGAAGGAAAATGCCCTGAAGTTAATTGTGTCACTGTACAAAAGCTGTGCAGGCATATGCTGCAGTGCAATGTTAATAATTGTTCATATCCTCGCTGCCAACCCTCCAAGGTATTGCTTCTACATTTCAGAAATTGCAGTGGGCCAGAGTGTCCCGTTTGTGTTCCTGTCAAGAATATTCTACAGTTGAATCGTCAGGCACACTCTCGTCCATCATTAGACAGTGGTTTACCTAATCAGATCAATGGATCTTGGAAATCCATTGATACTGGAACTGGAGACACTTCAAAAATGGCTTCAAAAACTAGTTCTTCAACTGCTGAAACTTCAGAAGACCTACATTCCTCGGTGAAACGCATAAAGATAGAGCATCATTCCCCAACTCTTATGCCCAAGGGTGAAGCGACTGGCCAACCTCTTGTGTCCCCAGATGCTCAGACCCAAGTGTGCCAACAGATTGAAATGTGTATGACTGTTAAATCTGAGGTTCCCGAAGTGAAGATGGAACCACCTGTAAATTCTGGTCGTGGAAGTCCTAATTTTAGTGAAATGAAGAAGGATGGTTTAGATGACAGCTACAATGTGAGACCTGGTGAACCTATTATTCTAATTGAGACAGATGGCCTTGCTAATCAAGAAAGCATGAAAGTTGAGAAAGAGATTGATCAGGCTAAGCAGGAGCTAAAGCAGGAGACCACTACTACCTTGCCTTCTGAACAGTCCACTGGAACCAAATCAGGAAAGCCAACAATAAAGGGTGTATCACTAACTGAACTTTTCACTCCAGAGCAAATTCGGGAGCATATTATTGGTCTAAGGAAATGGGTTGGCCAG AGTAAAGCTAAGGCTGAAAGAAACCAGGCAATGGAACATTCAATGAGTGAGAACTCTTGTCAGCTGTGTGCAGTGGAAAAACTTACATTTGAACCTCCACCTATATATTGCACACCTTGTGGTGCACGCATCAAGCGGAATGCCATGTATTATACTGTGGGAACTGGTGACACACGGCACTACTTTTGTATTCCTTGCTACAATGAGGCTCGTGGAGAGATCATTGAGGTTGATGGAACTGCTATTCCGAAGACAAGgctagagaagaagagaaatgatgAAGAAACTGAAGAGTGG TGGGTTCAATGTGATAAATGCGAGTTTTGGCAACATCAAATATGTGCTCTCTTCAATGGTCGAAGAAATGATGGGGAAGCTGAATACACTTGTCCTAATTGCTACATAGCAGAGATTGAAAGGGGAGAGCGTAAGCCCTTACCACACAGTGCTGTTCTTGGTGCAAAGGATTTACCCAGAACAATCCTTAGTGACCAAATAGAACAGCGACTTTTTAAACGACTGAAGCAGGAGAGACAAGACAGGGCCAGGTTTCTGGGGAAGAGTTACGATGAG GTTCCAGGAGTAGAAGCACTGGTTGTGAGAGTGGTATCATCTGTTGACAAAAAGCTGGAAGTGAAGCAAaggtttttggagatttttcaaGAAGAGAATTACCCCTTGGAATATCCATATAAATCAAAG GTAGTTCTGTTATTCCAGAAGATTGAAGGTGTAGAAGTTTGCCTCTTTGGCATGTACGTTCAAGAATTTGGTTCAGAATGCCAGTTCCCAAATCAGCGGCGAGTGTATCTGTCGTATCTGGATTCTGTCAAATATTTCAGACCTGAAGTTAAAACAGTTACAGGAGAGGCTCTTCGTACATTTGTGTACCATGAAATTCTT ATAGGATACCTTGAGTATTGCAAGAAACGGGGTTTCACAAGCTGCTATATATGGGCTTGCCCACCATTGAAGGGTGAAGATTATATTTTATACTGTCATCCTGAAATTCAGAAGACACCAAAATCTGATAAGCTCAGGGAATG GTATTTAGCAATGTTAAGAAAAGCGGCCAAGGAAAATATAGTGGTTGATCTGACTAATTTATATGATCATTTCTTCGTGTCTACTGGTGAATGTAAGGCTAAGGTAACTGCAGCTAGACTGCCATATTTTGATGGTGACTACTGGCCTGGTGCTGCGGAGGATATGATTAATCAGCTCCGTCAAGAAGAAGATGGtagaaaacaacaaaagaaagtcAAAAAGAGTATAACAAAAAGGGCCTTGAAAGCTGCTGGACAAGCTGATCCTTCTGGCAATGCCTCAAAAGACGTTTTACTAATGCAGAAA CTTGGTGAAACCATCAGTCCAATGAAAGAAGATTTTATCATGGTTCACTTGCAGCATGCCTGCACTCACTGTTGTATTCTTATGGTGTCTCAAAATCGTTGGATTTGTAAACAGTGCAAAAATTTTCAGCTTTGTGACAA GTGTTATGAAGCTGAACAGATAATTGAAGAGAAGGATAGACATCCAATCAACAGTCGGGAAAAGCATGCACTCTTCCCT GTCGAAGTGACTTACGTACCTGCGGAAACTAAAGATAAAGATGAGATTCTTGAGAGTGAATTCTTTGACACTAGGCAGGCGTTTCTGAGTCTCTGTCAAGGAAATCATTATCAGTATGATACCCTACGCCGGGCTAAGCACTCTTCAATGATGGTCCTGTATCATCTTCATAATCCAACTGCACCTGCTTTTGTGACAACATGCATTATCTGCTATCATGACGTTGAAGCTGGTCAGGGATGGCGTTGCGAAATATGCCCTGAATATGACGTATGCAACGCGTGTTATCAAAAGGATGGTTGTGTTGATCATCCTCATAAGTTGACAAATCATCCCTCTACGGCCGATCGGGATGCACAGAACAAAGAAGCTCGGCAGAAACGAGTTATGCAG